From one [Ruminococcus] lactaris ATCC 29176 genomic stretch:
- a CDS encoding cobalt-precorrin 5A hydrolase → MDKMIIFSFTGEGTQLNRKLNQFCKRNEILVESYSVERYAENGVLPLPQKRQEFIRENWGKSGFIFIGAAGIAVRWIAPFVKDKFTDSPVLVMDEKGKYVIPILSGHIGGAVELAEQIGMWIEAEVVHTTATDVQQKFAVDVFARKYHLLFKDRKKAKEISAAVLEGEKIACLIEDQDIIIEGKIPKELIICRSREVWEPYPYKVKLESFREKRTEKVEEPGKMKNPDAEKEGFLLLRTRNIAAGIGCRKGVSEEVLEQGLKEVLKEYGLEMEQLCGLASIDLKKEETGLLQLSEKYKIPFVTYNADELMKIRSVSDSSDFVKKVTGVDNVCERAVRTYVPDGKLICPKYRKEKMTVALVEEPVRIRF, encoded by the coding sequence ATGGACAAGATGATAATTTTTAGTTTTACAGGAGAAGGCACGCAGTTAAACAGGAAACTGAACCAATTTTGTAAAAGAAATGAGATTCTGGTGGAAAGCTATTCAGTGGAAAGGTATGCAGAAAATGGAGTCCTGCCACTTCCACAGAAAAGACAGGAGTTTATCAGAGAAAATTGGGGAAAGAGCGGATTTATTTTTATCGGGGCGGCTGGCATAGCTGTCCGTTGGATCGCACCTTTTGTAAAGGATAAGTTTACAGATTCACCGGTACTTGTCATGGATGAAAAGGGAAAGTATGTAATTCCGATCTTGTCTGGTCATATAGGCGGTGCGGTTGAACTTGCAGAGCAGATCGGTATGTGGATAGAGGCAGAAGTCGTTCATACGACAGCGACTGATGTGCAGCAGAAATTTGCAGTAGATGTTTTTGCCAGAAAATATCATCTGTTGTTTAAGGATCGGAAGAAAGCAAAAGAAATTTCAGCAGCAGTACTTGAAGGAGAAAAAATAGCATGTCTGATCGAGGATCAGGATATTATAATAGAAGGAAAAATTCCAAAGGAGCTTATTATCTGTAGATCCCGGGAAGTATGGGAACCATATCCGTATAAGGTGAAGCTGGAAAGTTTCAGAGAGAAGAGAACGGAGAAAGTGGAAGAGCCGGGGAAAATGAAAAATCCGGATGCAGAAAAAGAGGGGTTCCTTTTGCTGAGAACCCGTAATATTGCAGCCGGGATTGGATGCAGAAAAGGCGTATCCGAGGAAGTGCTGGAACAGGGGCTTAAGGAAGTACTGAAGGAATATGGATTAGAGATGGAGCAGCTCTGTGGACTTGCCAGTATTGATCTGAAAAAGGAAGAAACCGGACTTTTGCAACTGTCAGAAAAATATAAAATTCCTTTTGTAACTTATAATGCAGATGAGTTGATGAAAATTAGAAGTGTATCAGATTCATCGGATTTTGTGAAAAAGGTTACGGGAGTGGATAATGTATGTGAACGTGCGGTGAGAACTTATGTACCAGATGGAAAACTGATCTGTCCAAAATACAGAAAAGAAAAAATGACAGTTGCACTGGTGGAAGAACCAGTCAGAATCCGTTTCTGA
- a CDS encoding cob(I)yrinic acid a,c-diamide adenosyltransferase — MEKGLIHIYCGDGKGKTSAAIGLAVRAAGNGMKVLFTRFLKTEDSGELKILDQISRIEVIHLKKSFGFYKTLSEQGKKEMSEMYFRLWKEILVKARKEEYDVLVMDEFMAAYNYGLIPNEDAITFLKEKPERMEIVLTGRNPDERLIELADYVSEIKKRKHPFDRGIYARKGIEY; from the coding sequence ATGGAAAAGGGATTGATTCATATTTATTGTGGCGATGGAAAAGGGAAAACTTCAGCGGCGATCGGATTGGCAGTGCGGGCAGCGGGGAATGGAATGAAGGTTCTGTTTACGCGATTTTTAAAGACGGAAGATTCGGGAGAATTGAAAATTCTGGATCAGATCAGCAGGATTGAAGTGATTCATCTCAAGAAATCATTTGGCTTTTATAAAACTCTTTCAGAACAGGGAAAGAAAGAAATGTCCGAGATGTATTTTCGCCTTTGGAAAGAAATTTTGGTTAAGGCAAGGAAAGAAGAATATGATGTACTTGTTATGGACGAATTTATGGCAGCATACAATTATGGGTTGATTCCAAATGAGGATGCGATTACCTTTCTGAAAGAAAAACCGGAAAGGATGGAAATTGTATTAACCGGGAGAAATCCGGACGAGCGGCTGATTGAACTGGCAGATTATGTATCGGAGATCAAAAAAAGAAAGCATCCGTTTGACCGAGGAATCTATGCAAGGAAAGGGATTGAATACTGA
- the cbiD gene encoding cobalt-precorrin-5B (C(1))-methyltransferase CbiD, which yields MVYEIGRTKSGLRMGFTTGSCAAAAAKAATYMLLSGETIQQVKLMTPKGIELYLDVEKIRQTEKFVECAIRKYSGDDPDVTNGLLVFARVKKERQTTDTAFYEGNLSLEGGVGVGRITHPGLEQKVGQAAINQIPRKMIFDAVQEICLQKGYQGELSVEISIPEGVDAAKKTFNPRLGIRGGISVLGTSGIVEPMSEKALTDTIYLEMKMIRSSGYERCYIVPGNYGMDFLTEQLELDAELTVKCSNYVGEAIEDARLLGMKGILLIGHVGKWVKLAAGVMNTHSRQADCRMEVLAVHAAMQGADRESVCRIMQCLNTTEALKIIRQLGILEPVMASVMDRIDFYLSGRAGGEFEIGAIMFSNEDGILGKTPNAEQLLERIQNERKQK from the coding sequence GTGGTGTATGAGATTGGAAGGACAAAATCCGGACTGAGAATGGGATTTACAACAGGAAGTTGTGCTGCTGCAGCAGCAAAGGCGGCAACTTATATGCTGCTTTCAGGAGAGACAATCCAGCAGGTAAAGCTGATGACTCCAAAGGGAATAGAACTTTATCTGGATGTAGAGAAAATTCGGCAGACAGAAAAATTCGTGGAGTGTGCCATAAGGAAATATAGCGGAGATGATCCGGATGTGACCAATGGATTACTGGTTTTTGCAAGAGTAAAAAAGGAACGGCAGACAACAGATACTGCATTTTATGAAGGAAATCTGAGCCTGGAAGGAGGAGTTGGCGTTGGACGGATCACGCATCCAGGACTGGAGCAGAAAGTAGGACAGGCAGCAATTAACCAGATTCCGAGAAAAATGATTTTTGATGCAGTTCAGGAAATTTGTCTGCAAAAGGGATATCAGGGAGAACTTTCTGTTGAAATTTCTATTCCGGAGGGAGTAGATGCAGCGAAAAAGACGTTCAATCCGAGACTTGGTATCAGAGGCGGGATTTCGGTTCTTGGAACAAGTGGGATCGTAGAGCCTATGAGTGAAAAGGCACTGACAGATACAATTTATCTGGAAATGAAAATGATTCGGAGCAGTGGGTATGAGAGGTGTTATATTGTTCCGGGAAATTATGGAATGGATTTTCTGACAGAGCAGTTAGAACTGGATGCAGAGCTTACCGTAAAGTGCAGTAATTATGTGGGAGAGGCTATTGAAGATGCAAGACTGCTTGGTATGAAGGGAATCCTTCTTATTGGTCATGTAGGAAAATGGGTCAAGCTGGCGGCAGGTGTAATGAATACACATTCACGGCAGGCGGACTGCCGGATGGAAGTGCTGGCAGTTCATGCAGCCATGCAGGGAGCAGATCGGGAAAGTGTATGCAGGATCATGCAATGCCTGAATACGACAGAAGCCCTGAAAATCATCCGGCAGCTTGGAATATTAGAACCGGTTATGGCAAGCGTGATGGATCGGATTGATTTCTATTTATCGGGAAGAGCCGGGGGAGAATTTGAGATCGGTGCAATCATGTTCTCAAATGAGGATGGAATCCTGGGAAAAACTCCGAATGCAGAACAATTACTGGAGCGGATTCAAAATGAAAGGAAGCAGAAATGA
- the queA gene encoding tRNA preQ1(34) S-adenosylmethionine ribosyltransferase-isomerase QueA produces MKTSDFYYDLPEELIAQDPLEDRSSSRLLVLDKKTGKTEHHVFREITDYLNPGDCLVLNDTKVIPARLIGVKEETGAKIEVLLLKRGADDVWETLVKPGKKARPGARISFGDGLLVGEVMEVVEEGNRLIHFEYDGIFEEILDQLGQMPLPPYITHQLQDKDRYNTVYAAHSGSAAAPTAGLHFTPELLKEIEEKGVDIARVTLHVGLGTFRPVKVDDVENHHMHSEFYMIDEEAADKINRAKENGHKVICVGTTSCRTIESAADENGKLKACSGWTEIFIYPGYQFKVLDELITNFHLPESTLVMLVSALAGREHVLAAYEEAVKERYRFFSFGDAMFIKD; encoded by the coding sequence GTGAAGACAAGTGATTTTTATTATGATCTGCCTGAGGAACTGATTGCCCAGGATCCGTTGGAAGACCGTTCTTCTTCCAGATTGCTTGTGCTGGATAAAAAGACCGGAAAGACAGAACATCACGTATTTCGGGAGATCACAGACTATCTGAATCCGGGAGACTGCCTGGTGCTGAATGATACAAAAGTAATCCCGGCACGACTGATCGGTGTAAAAGAGGAGACCGGAGCTAAGATAGAAGTGCTTCTGCTTAAAAGGGGTGCGGATGATGTATGGGAAACGCTTGTAAAACCGGGAAAGAAAGCAAGACCGGGAGCAAGGATCAGTTTTGGAGACGGTCTTTTAGTCGGAGAAGTCATGGAAGTCGTAGAAGAAGGAAACCGTCTGATCCATTTTGAATATGATGGCATTTTTGAAGAAATTCTGGATCAGCTAGGACAGATGCCTCTGCCTCCGTACATTACCCATCAGCTTCAGGATAAAGACCGGTATAATACAGTTTATGCGGCTCATTCCGGTTCTGCGGCGGCACCGACAGCGGGACTGCATTTTACACCGGAACTGTTAAAAGAAATCGAAGAAAAAGGTGTTGATATTGCCCGGGTGACGCTCCATGTAGGACTTGGAACGTTCCGTCCCGTGAAAGTAGATGATGTGGAAAATCATCATATGCATTCGGAATTCTATATGATTGATGAAGAGGCGGCGGACAAGATCAACAGAGCAAAAGAAAATGGACATAAAGTCATCTGTGTGGGAACAACGAGCTGTCGCACAATCGAATCAGCCGCAGATGAAAATGGAAAGCTGAAAGCATGCAGCGGATGGACAGAGATCTTTATCTATCCGGGATATCAGTTTAAAGTATTAGATGAGCTGATCACGAATTTCCATCTGCCGGAATCAACTCTGGTAATGCTGGTATCGGCACTGGCAGGAAGGGAGCATGTTCTTGCGGCATATGAAGAAGCTGTAAAAGAAAGATACAGATTCTTCAGTTTTGGTGATGCGATGTTCATCAAAGATTAA
- a CDS encoding Rpn family recombination-promoting nuclease/putative transposase: protein MGQADVNVNLWLKDTKRFADLFNAILFHGETVILPENLHPSPETTAVSLQDAQGKNVVKKQYRDIIMNWQDQAVLMLLAVESQTAIHYAAPLKVMLYDSMEYAEQVRVKWKERPPRLSSAEFLSRFQKNDKLIPVITLIFYYGTEEWDGPLELHQMFDLGTEKNHAELMKKYLPNYHINLVDVRRLKNLESFQSDLQIIFGMLQCSQDKYALRTYVANHKDYFQKLDLETYHALGAFLNSRQLMEINVEKNEREELDMCKALEDIYNDGVQDGIEQGRQSGIAEGEAHGKELGITEGKELGKASTKHDIAFQMQKLGYPLDAIAEVLMESLDSVHKILSVVG from the coding sequence ATGGGACAAGCAGATGTAAATGTTAATCTTTGGCTTAAGGATACGAAACGGTTCGCAGACCTGTTCAATGCCATTTTATTTCATGGGGAAACCGTGATCCTGCCGGAGAACCTTCACCCCAGCCCGGAGACAACCGCAGTCAGTCTTCAGGACGCTCAGGGGAAAAATGTTGTAAAAAAGCAATACCGTGATATCATCATGAACTGGCAGGATCAGGCTGTGCTGATGCTGCTGGCGGTGGAATCACAGACTGCCATTCATTACGCTGCACCGTTGAAAGTAATGCTCTATGACAGCATGGAATACGCAGAACAGGTGCGGGTCAAATGGAAAGAACGTCCGCCCCGTCTTTCTTCGGCTGAATTTCTTTCCCGGTTTCAAAAGAATGATAAACTCATCCCGGTGATTACTTTGATCTTCTATTATGGGACAGAGGAGTGGGATGGACCTTTGGAACTGCATCAGATGTTCGATCTTGGTACAGAAAAGAACCATGCAGAACTGATGAAAAAGTACCTTCCCAATTATCACATTAACCTCGTCGATGTCAGAAGACTGAAAAATTTAGAATCTTTTCAAAGTGATTTACAAATCATCTTCGGTATGCTACAATGTAGTCAGGATAAATACGCATTGCGTACATATGTGGCAAATCATAAAGACTATTTCCAAAAGCTGGATCTGGAGACTTATCATGCACTTGGAGCATTCTTAAATTCCCGGCAGCTTATGGAGATAAACGTAGAAAAGAACGAAAGGGAGGAACTGGATATGTGTAAAGCACTGGAAGATATTTATAATGACGGCGTTCAGGATGGAATTGAACAGGGCAGACAATCGGGGATTGCCGAGGGAGAAGCTCATGGAAAAGAGCTGGGTATTACAGAGGGCAAGGAATTGGGAAAAGCTTCCACAAAGCACGATATCGCCTTCCAAATGCAAAAGCTTGGGTATCCTTTGGATGCCATTGCAGAAGTACTGATGGAATCGCTGGATAGCGTGCATAAAATTCTTTCTGTGGTTGGGTGA
- the cobK gene encoding precorrin-6A reductase: MREKERKLLLFAGTTEGRMLAEYLSKKRIACYVSTATEYGKSLLQEEQLSDIIILAGRMNEEEIKTFLTEKKIDCVVDATHPFAKIVTENIVNACKETQTGYIRCLREMETSSEDLAGQEQVRVFESVREAAEFLSTTEGKILITTGSKELKEYTKIGNYQERCFARVLSTKAAMEESVRLGFEGKHLIAMQGPFSEEMNLALLHQTRARYFVTKESGKAGGFEEKLKAAKKAGAVLIVIGRPQERGRSVQEVCHFIESNFGKKEQE, translated from the coding sequence ATGAGAGAAAAAGAACGGAAATTATTACTTTTTGCAGGAACGACAGAAGGGCGGATGCTGGCTGAATATTTATCGAAAAAAAGAATCGCATGCTATGTAAGTACTGCCACAGAATATGGAAAGAGTCTTCTACAGGAGGAGCAGCTCTCGGATATTATAATCCTTGCAGGGCGGATGAATGAGGAGGAAATAAAGACATTCCTGACAGAGAAAAAAATTGATTGTGTTGTTGATGCGACCCATCCATTTGCAAAAATTGTCACGGAAAATATCGTGAATGCCTGCAAAGAGACGCAGACCGGCTATATCAGGTGCCTGCGGGAGATGGAAACTTCCAGTGAAGATCTGGCAGGTCAGGAGCAGGTGAGAGTTTTCGAATCTGTCAGAGAGGCAGCCGAGTTTTTAAGTACGACAGAAGGAAAGATTCTGATTACGACCGGGAGCAAAGAATTGAAAGAATATACAAAGATCGGAAATTATCAGGAAAGATGCTTTGCGAGGGTGTTATCGACAAAAGCAGCGATGGAAGAAAGCGTGAGGCTGGGGTTTGAAGGTAAGCATCTGATTGCTATGCAGGGACCGTTTTCGGAAGAAATGAATCTTGCATTGCTTCATCAGACCCGTGCAAGATATTTTGTCACGAAGGAATCCGGAAAAGCCGGTGGATTTGAGGAAAAGCTGAAAGCAGCAAAAAAGGCAGGAGCTGTACTGATCGTGATCGGGAGACCACAGGAGAGAGGAAGGAGTGTTCAGGAAGTCTGCCATTTTATAGAAAGTAACTTTGGAAAGAAAGAACAGGAGTAA
- the cobJ gene encoding precorrin-3B C(17)-methyltransferase, with product MSTVYVVGLGPGAGEQMTVRAEKILEACPVILGYTVYIDLVREQYPEKKFLSTPMKQEVKRCQMAFEEAVKGQDVAMVCSGDAGVYGMAGLIYEVGREYPEIKIEIIPGITAATGGAAVLGAPLMHDFAVISLSDLLTPWEQIEERLEAAAKAGFVICLYNPSSKKRADYLQKACDIFLKYRRPDTICGFVKNIGREGETYQILPLEILRETAVDMFTTVYIGTEKTMELNGKMVTPRGYREMKKEKA from the coding sequence ATGAGTACAGTTTATGTGGTTGGTCTTGGACCGGGAGCAGGAGAACAGATGACGGTCAGAGCGGAGAAGATACTGGAGGCGTGTCCTGTGATCCTTGGATATACGGTATATATTGATCTGGTCAGAGAGCAGTACCCGGAAAAGAAGTTCCTGAGTACACCTATGAAGCAGGAAGTGAAACGCTGTCAGATGGCATTTGAAGAAGCTGTGAAAGGGCAGGATGTTGCAATGGTGTGCAGTGGAGATGCCGGAGTGTATGGAATGGCAGGGCTGATTTATGAAGTGGGAAGAGAGTATCCTGAGATAAAAATTGAGATTATTCCGGGAATTACAGCGGCTACCGGAGGAGCAGCAGTATTGGGAGCACCGCTGATGCATGATTTTGCGGTGATCAGTCTGAGCGATCTGCTGACACCGTGGGAACAGATTGAAGAACGTCTGGAGGCTGCGGCAAAAGCAGGATTTGTGATCTGTCTTTATAATCCATCCAGTAAAAAAAGAGCAGACTATCTGCAAAAAGCATGTGATATTTTTCTGAAATACCGTCGCCCTGATACAATTTGTGGGTTTGTGAAAAATATCGGAAGAGAAGGGGAGACTTATCAGATATTGCCGTTGGAAATATTAAGGGAAACGGCAGTTGATATGTTTACTACAGTTTATATCGGAACTGAAAAGACGATGGAGTTAAATGGAAAAATGGTAACTCCCCGTGGATATAGAGAGATGAAAAAAGAAAAGGCATGA
- a CDS encoding precorrin-2 C(20)-methyltransferase, which yields MTKGKLTGVGVGPGDPELLTLKAVRKIRESDVVVLPVSDRGLEVPVFSGENEREEDGLNNYQNRCVAYQIVKKAVPQVEKKLKMYLPVPMIKEKDRLKKIHDMDADKVCELLEEGKKLVFLTLGDPSVYSTYMYLHKRILKMGYEAEMVPGIPSFCAAASRINDSLAEKEEQIHIIPASYEIGKALELSGTKILMKAGRKLPELKRRLQGRSEKVVMIENCGMENEAVYQGAERIPEEAGYYTLLIMKEEKE from the coding sequence ATGACGAAAGGGAAACTGACAGGTGTAGGGGTCGGTCCGGGAGACCCGGAACTTCTGACATTGAAAGCGGTCCGGAAGATCAGGGAAAGTGATGTAGTTGTTCTTCCGGTGTCAGACAGAGGTTTGGAAGTACCGGTATTTTCAGGAGAGAATGAAAGAGAAGAGGACGGACTGAACAATTATCAAAATAGATGTGTCGCTTATCAGATTGTAAAAAAGGCAGTTCCCCAGGTAGAAAAGAAATTAAAAATGTATTTACCTGTGCCGATGATAAAAGAAAAAGACCGGCTGAAAAAAATTCATGATATGGATGCAGATAAGGTCTGTGAATTGCTGGAAGAGGGTAAGAAGCTGGTTTTTCTTACGCTTGGTGATCCTTCCGTTTATTCAACTTATATGTATCTTCATAAACGGATTTTGAAAATGGGTTATGAAGCAGAAATGGTTCCCGGAATTCCCTCTTTTTGTGCGGCTGCATCGAGAATCAATGATTCACTGGCAGAGAAAGAGGAACAGATTCATATTATTCCGGCTTCTTATGAGATTGGGAAAGCTCTGGAACTTTCAGGGACGAAGATATTAATGAAAGCAGGAAGAAAATTGCCTGAATTAAAAAGAAGATTACAGGGACGGTCAGAAAAGGTCGTTATGATAGAAAATTGTGGAATGGAGAATGAAGCGGTTTATCAGGGGGCGGAGCGTATCCCTGAAGAAGCCGGCTATTATACCTTGCTGATTATGAAGGAGGAAAAAGAATGA
- the cobM gene encoding precorrin-4 C(11)-methyltransferase yields MITFVGAGPGAEDLITVRGQNKLKEADVVIYAGSLVNPALLKMCREECEIYNSAEMTLEEVMEVMIKGESSGKKVVRLHTGDPCLYGAIKEQMDELDRRKIPFEDCPGVSSFCGAAAALKAEYTLPGISQSVVITRMAGRTPVPEKESIRSFAAHQATMVLFLSTGMLEKLSEELVAGGYQEETPAAIVYKATWPEEKVMHCTVGTLAETAEREKVTKTALIVVGNVLNTEYERSKLYDPAFTTEFRKGKEV; encoded by the coding sequence ATGATTACATTTGTCGGAGCGGGACCGGGAGCAGAAGATCTGATTACTGTAAGAGGGCAGAATAAACTGAAAGAAGCGGACGTTGTGATCTATGCAGGTTCACTTGTGAATCCGGCATTGCTGAAGATGTGCAGAGAAGAGTGTGAGATTTATAACAGTGCAGAGATGACACTGGAAGAAGTAATGGAGGTCATGATCAAAGGAGAGAGTTCGGGGAAAAAGGTCGTGCGTCTGCATACGGGAGATCCCTGTCTGTATGGTGCAATCAAAGAACAGATGGATGAACTGGACAGACGGAAGATTCCATTTGAAGACTGTCCGGGAGTCAGTTCTTTTTGTGGGGCGGCAGCAGCATTGAAAGCAGAATACACTCTGCCCGGTATTTCCCAGTCAGTGGTTATTACAAGGATGGCAGGAAGAACACCTGTACCGGAAAAAGAATCAATCCGAAGTTTCGCGGCACATCAGGCGACCATGGTATTATTCTTAAGTACCGGTATGTTAGAGAAGCTGTCAGAAGAACTGGTTGCAGGCGGATATCAGGAAGAAACTCCGGCGGCGATCGTGTATAAAGCGACCTGGCCGGAAGAAAAAGTAATGCACTGTACAGTTGGAACACTGGCAGAAACTGCAGAGAGGGAAAAGGTCACCAAGACTGCACTGATCGTAGTTGGAAATGTACTGAACACAGAATATGAAAGATCAAAATTGTATGATCCGGCATTTACGACGGAATTCAGGAAAGGAAAAGAAGTATGA